One Arvicanthis niloticus isolate mArvNil1 chromosome 3, mArvNil1.pat.X, whole genome shotgun sequence DNA segment encodes these proteins:
- the LOC117704951 gene encoding syncytin-B, with product MTRLWVLCLVLFPSSLSYPESWLPLINLTHHILRDTNSSLFSNCWVCLSTQTQRSLAVPAPLSIWTDTPMKLHLTYSVKPFPGSFPISDIERRLRFFHPLTASYSFHNPDRRAIAFLQLVSSTGIFRIITRITSVIYPDKDRFFESAQRPLWGPLFTETVLRSQAPLCISRFFKVSAYATFVGNLSASLCNYTLRISPSTSHENLDLSTTHLFKQAMKRPDAKWKNPLRFSGPPSLIFSKPSYYPCPTDIKYCHTSPATPWMRCPQAPSSTCYNLTLFESDNLTHPITMSVDPTHFKVKLQGHRDPYPLSHYQPLTGAALSGQYSVWENEITIQENWDVTSNIFSHLLSFSYAFCLNSSGVFFLCGTSTYVCLPANWSGVCTLVFQYPDIELLPNNQTVPVPLFASVLSSASALRQKRSPHLLPFLAGLGISSALGTGIAGLATSTLYFQRLSKALSETLEEIASSITTLQNQIDSLAGVVLQNRRALDLITAEKGGTCLFLQEECCFYVNQSGIVRDAARKLRERAAELSQHSDSWGQWPDPGLWLPWLTPFLGPLLFIFLLLTFGSCLLNCLTRFVSQRLGSFVQDTAKRHVDSVLQNLQYKKLPQDSPDEDTIPV from the coding sequence ATGACACGCCTTTGGGTCCTCTGTCTTGtgcttttcccctcctccttgtcCTATCCTGAAAGCTGGCTGCCCCTTATAAACCTCACTCACCACATCCTACGTGATACCAACTCTTCCCTGTTTTCCAACTGCTGGGTCTGCTTGTCCACCCAAACCCAACGGTCCCTAGCAGTCCCAGCCCCTCTGTCCATTTGGACAGACACACCCATGAAGCTTCACCTTACCTACTCAGTCAAGCCGTTCCCTGGCTCCTTTCCCATTAGCGACATTGAAAGACGCCTCCGGTTCTTCCACCCACTGACTGCCTCCTATTCTTTCCACAATCCTGACAGAAGGGCGATTGCTTTTCTCCAACTTGTCAGCTCAACAGGCATATTTCGGATCATCACCCGGATAACTTCTGTGATATATCCTGATAAGGACCGTTTCTTCGAATCTGCCCAACGCCCTCTCTGGGGACCACTCTTTACTGAGACCGTTCTCAGGTCACAGGCTCCACTCTGCATATCTCGCTTCTTCAAGGTCTCAGCGTATGCCACTTTTGTAGgcaacctctctgcctctctctgcaacTACACCCTTCGGATTTCACCTTCTACCAGTCATGAAAACCTAGATCTTTCCACCACCCATCTATTCAAACAGGCAATGAAAAGACCCGATGCCAAATGGAAAAACCCACTCCGTTTTTCCGGGCCCCCATCCCTAATCTTCTCGAAGCCGTCTTACTATCCCTGCCCAACAGACATCAAATACTGCCATACCTCCCCGGCCACTCCCTGGATGCGCTGTCCTCAGGCTCCCTCCAGCACCTGCTATAACCTTACCTTATTTGAATCAGACAACTTAACCCATCCCATTACCATGTCAGTGGACCCTACCCACTTCAAGGTCAAACTCCAGGGGCACAGAGACCCCTATCCGCTCTCCCATTACCAGCCCCTCACGGGAGCCGCCCTGTCTGGACAATATTCAGTCTGGGAGAATGAGATCACTATCCAAGAAAACTGGGATGTCACTTCCAACATTTTCTCACATCTTCTCAGCTTCTCGTATGCCTTCTGTCTCAACTCTTCAGGAGTTTTCTTCCTCTGCGGAACATCGACTTATGTCTGCCTCCCAGCTAATTGGTCCGGCGTCTGTACCCTTGTCTTCCAATACCCGGATATTGAACTCCTCCCCAATAACCAAACGGTGCCTGTCCCCCTTTttgcttcagttctttcctcGGCTTCAGCTCTTCGCCAAAAGAGGTCCCCTCATCTACTCCCCTTCCTTGCAGGCCTGGGTATCTCTTCTGCCCTTGGCACGGGCATAGCTGGCTTGGCCACCTCAACTCTCTATTTCCAACGGCTTTCTAAGGCTCTCTCAGAAACCCTGGAAGAAATAGCTTCCTCTATCACTACCCTCCAGAACCAAATAGACTCGCTCGCGGGTGTTGTTCTCCAAAACCGCAGAGCTCTGGACCTCATCACGGCCGAAAAAGGGGggacctgtctcttcctccaggaaGAGTGCTGCTTCTATGTAAACCAGTCTGGAATAGTCCGGGACGCGGCAAGGAAACTCCGAGAACGAGCAGCTGAACTCAGCCAGCATTCTGACTCTTGGGGACAGTGGCCCGACCCTGGCCTCTGGCTGCCCTGGCTGACTCCCTTTCTGGGACctcttctcttcatcttcttgCTACTGACATTTGGGTCTTGTCTTCTGAACTGCCTAACCCGTTTTGTGTCCCAGAGACTTGGCTCCTTTGTCCAGGACACTGCCAAAAGGCACGTGGACAGCGTCCTCCAAAATTTGCAATATAAAAAACTGCCCCAAGACTCCCCAGATGAGGACACCATTCCTGTGTAA